The nucleotide window CCTAACTGCCGAAGGCACAGCCGCCCTGCCACAGGGGCGTGGGGGACCCAAACAAAACCAGCACCAGCTgttggctgtgtgtaatttgtgcacttaatttcatttaaagcagcactacagcaagcagagagtaacagcagatgttgaaatgcgagtgtgccagcgtatgcgtgcatttgcctaagaaagcaggcttttaccctgcaacagcttcactgagactggagacttagtaaaataagaaaagctactttatttagagaaatacatagtagatagaaaagcaaacctagttctaactaactaagttggaggcataacgcccaggtgtaggagttagccccatgctaggagagagagcagaggcaaagggtgtctcctctctctcggacagttggagaagaaaaggagtggaaagggcggaaggaggaggggcaggtaagcttccctaaagacgtaacagtctagcgacagaaggaaatcagagcatcacaggtaaaggtaaacaagcctatccatctggaggaccctagctctatctcccttctgcagcacgaacaaaagaacaaaacaggagttgctcttgccctactTCCAACACCAACAACAGGGAAAACCACTGGAaatattgcaaaaacaatttatgTGTATGTATTAATGGATTTCTGGGCCTCCCTTCAGCATCAGTGACCACAGCAGCTGGAATGCCCAGTGTGGGCgttggggaagggccgtggcttagtggcagaacatctgccttgcatgcagaagggcccaggccccagcatctccaggtaaggccagGGAGAGGCCCCtgtcttgaaaccctggagagctgctgcctgtcagggtAGATAACTCTGAGCTAGAGGGGCCATTGCTCTAATGCAGGACAAGGCAGCTTGCAGTGTTCCTGGTGTGCTTAAAAAAATTAGGCTCTCCAGCCTTGGGGGCCCCTGACGATCTGGGATCCTGGGAAAGGTACATTTCCGAGTTGGCAACTGGAGCTCTAAACTGTtgtcatctctctcttttttttattttgccgTTGTTGCTGAATCCACCACAGAGACGAAGCACAAAGAAGACACTCTTCTGCAAAGGTACCACAGTGGCTACAGGGAGTGTCTCACGCAAGCAACCCACTTCCTCCGAGCCAGCCCGGGCATCTGCACAGGCAAAAAGGCCTATCTGATGGAGCACATATGTCACTGCATGGAGAAAATAACAGCCAGCCCCCGGCCTGAGGTCCTTCGGCCACCTTCGGCCGCTGCCAACCCCAGCTACGATCCACAGCAGCGGTATAGCCCAGATGTGTTTGCTGGGTGCAGCCCACCCCTGGGAGACCCTGCATATGTGCTGCACCCACCTCCCACCAGCTACCCCGCTGGCCCAGGACTGCAGGCCCACATGACCAGTGTGGCCCAGCAAGGCAGCTGCAGCAGATCGCAACAGAACAAACTCTCGGAAACACGGAACTCCACTGCGCAATCTCCGCAGGCGCTGAATGTGTGGAGACCCTGGCCTTGAAGGATCTTTTCCCTTGCAATCCCCTTGTAAATTTATATTAGATTCtctatatattgtatattatggGTTTTATGTTGCCAAAGATTTGGAGTCTCTtttctggggtggtggtggtggtagcatttttctttcacttttccTGTACTCACTGGCAAAagagtatttgttgttgttttttaactgcCCTTTTACATCTCATAATTAGGCCTAATCAAGTGAACCTAGGCTATGAATATGGAATCATATGCCTGGAGGGCATGGGGTTGGGGAACATGGGgtggtgttttgttttcatgtacatTCCCTAGAGTGGAgggctgctttttttaaaaaaaaaaagaaaccaagacAGAACGTTTCTGGATCCTGGCttgattttaaataaatgataaatggcTTTATCTTAAAACAAGGAAAAGACTGTGTGCAAAACAGTGGGTTAATTTTCTGTGTGGTTTTCTTGCGGCGGCTCTGTTACTCATGTCATCCTCACTGGGATCTGCAGGTGATCTGCCACAGGTTGCACCCT belongs to Rhineura floridana isolate rRhiFlo1 chromosome 11, rRhiFlo1.hap2, whole genome shotgun sequence and includes:
- the LOC133366464 gene encoding transcription factor HES-7.1-like, which encodes MKMTSQKWESKDEKKLLKPLMEKRRRDRMNHSLDRLRVLLLEATRDERLKNPKVEKAEILQKTVQFLKTQPLSETKHKEDTLLQRYHSGYRECLTQATHFLRASPGICTGKKAYLMEHICHCMEKITASPRPEVLRPPSAAANPSYDPQQRYSPDVFAGCSPPLGDPAYVLHPPPTSYPAGPGLQAHMTSVAQQGSCSRSQQNKLSETRNSTAQSPQALNVWRPWP